From Ferroacidibacillus organovorans:
CCGATCAACTGGTGCCCAAGCTGTAAAACGGGTCTTGCGAATGAAGAAGTGGTGGACGGGGCGTGTGAACGCTGCGGGTCGGAGGTGACCAAAAAGAATCTGAATCAATGGATGCTTCGCATCACTGCGTATGCCGAGCGGTTGCTCGCGGATCTCGATTCGCTTGAGTGGCCGGAAAAGGTTAAAAAAATGCAGGCGAATTGGATTGGAAAAAGTGAAGGTGCACGGATTCGTTTTGTGATAAAAGATTGCGCAGATCAACAGATCGAAGTGTTTACGACACGTCCTGACACGCTGTACGGAGCGACGTACATGGTTTTGGCGCCTGAGCATCCATTGGTTGAGGTCATTACAAAAGACGAACAGCGTGCGGCCGTTCAGGCGTATGCACGCGATGCGCTTGCCAAAAGCGCGCTCACGCGGCAGATGCAGGACAAATCAAAAACGGGACAGTTCACAGGCGCGTATGCGGTGAACCCGATCAATGGTGAAGCGTTGCCGATTTACATCGCGGATTATGTGCTCATGGACTATGGGACTGGTGCGATCATGGCCGTGCCAGGGCATGACGAGCGCGACTTTGCGTTTGCAAAGGCGTATCAATTGCCCATTCGCCGCGTGATTGCAGAGCCTGGTGTGAACGCGAACGCTCCTCTTTTGGAAGCGTACACCGGAGAAGGGGTGCTTGTTCATTCAGGTTCGTTTGACGGACTTGTCATCGCAGAAGGAAAGCGCGCAATCGTCGCGCATTTGGAGAAAAATGGTCTGGCAGAGGCGGTTGTATCTTATAAATTGCGGGATTGGGTATTTGCGCGCCAGCGCTATTGGGGAGAGCCGATACCCCTGATTCACTGTGCAAACTGTGGTACAGTGCCGGTCCCTGAGGCAGATCTTCCGGTGCTTCTACCGGATGTGAAACGCTATGAACCGACCGGAACGGGCGAGTCTCCGCTGGCGGCGATTGATTCGTTTGTGCACACGGTGTGTCCAAAGTGTCACGGTCCTGCGCGGCGCGAGACGGATACGATGCCGCAGTGGGCGGGTTCGTGCTGGTATTTCTTGCGCTTTGCCGATCCACACAACAAGGAACAACTTTTTTCAAAAGAAAAGGTGGATCACTGGCTTCCTGTCGACATGTATATTGGTGGTGTAGAGCACGCAGTGCTGCATTTGCTCTATGCGCGATTTTTTACAAAGGTGCTATATGACCGAAAAGTCATTTCGTTTAATGAACCTTTTTTGCGGCTGTTTAACCAAGGCATGTTGACACTTAACGGCGCAAAAATGTCAAAGTCAAAGGGAAATGTCGTTTCACCTGATGAGTTGGTTGAACGCTATGGTACAGACACGGTGCGTCTCTATGAGCTTTTTGTCGGGCCGCCTGAAGTGGACGCAGAGTGGAACCCGCGCGCCATAGACGGAATGTCACGGTTTCTCTCGCGCGTCTATCGGCTTGTTGAAGAGCGTGCGGCAGGCGCTTTGGGGCGGCAGCAGGCCGACCGCGCTGTGCTCAAAGCGCGCCATCGCTTGATTAAACACGTGACAGAGCGTATCGAATGGTTTCGCTTTAACACAGTGGTAAGCGCCTTTATGGAGTTTGTCGGCGAAATGCAGGATCAGAGTGCCGCACTTGATCGCGAGACACTTGAGGCGTTTGTCATTTGCCTAAGCCCGCTCGCGCCGCATTTGGCCGAAGAGTGCTGGAGAATGCTTGGACACTCATCATCCGTCTTTCTCGCAGTGTGGCCAACCTTTGACCCGTTGTACCTGCAGGAGGATGAGGTTGAGATCGTGATTCAGGTGAATGGCAAGATCAAAGATCGCATGACGGTGGCGATGGATGCGCCGCTTGACAATGTTTTTGAACAGGGAAAGGCGCGAGAGGCAGTCGCTCGGGCACTCGATGGGAAAACAATTGTCAAACCGATCTATGTCGCAGGCAAACTGCTGAACATTGTCGTGCGCTGACTTCTTTAAAATGGCAAGATGTTCATTTCACGAATCGATCAAGGGGCGATGACAGGATGCGCTTTACGAAAATGCATGGGCTTGGCAATAACTACATCTACGTCGATCTTTGGCAAGAACAAATTCCAGAAGAGGCGCTTTCACCCCTGGCCATTGCCGTATCCGATGTGAATCGCGGTATCGGCTCTGACGGATTGATCACGATTGGACCGTCTGCAGTCGCTGACGCGCAGATGAGAATCCTTAACGCGGACGGGTCAGAGTCGCAAAACTGCGGAAACGGGATTCGCTGTGTCGGGAAGTACCTCTATGACCACGCCTTGACGAAAGCGTCGGCAATTACAGTGGAGACAAAAGCGGGCGTCATGAAGCTTGATTTACACATTGACGAGCGCGATCTTGTATCTACTGTGACCGTTGACATGGGACCAGCTCGTCTGCGACGCGCTGATCTCCCCGTGCTCTCTGGTGAGCCTGAAGAGACTGCGCTACATGATGAGCTCTCACTAAATGGAGAAACACTTCAATTTACAGGCATCTCGATGGGAAATCCACACGCGATCTTTTTTGTCGATGATGCGAAAACACATCCCGTCGAGGTATACGGCCCATTGGTCGAGCGGCATGCGCTGTTTCCAGAGCGCGTCAATGTCGAGTTTATCACGATGAAGAATCGCCGCGAGCTTGATTTTCGCGTTTGGGAGCGCGGTTCTGGGATCACGCAGGCGTGCGGCACAGGTGCGTGCGCGGCTGTTGTCGCCGCGTGTCTTCACAACGTGAGTGACCGCGGGGAGGACGTCACTGTCCATTTGCTCGGGGGAGACCTTGTGATCCGCTATGATTATGATGGGCATGTCTACATGACGGGCCCTGCTGAAGAGATCTGCACGGGAGATTGGCCGCATGAACCGTGGCGCGCGTGAGTCAGGCGCGCCTTGCCGTGTTCGCGCTGCTCATCGTCAGCGCGATTTGGGGTGCGCATGCAGTCGTTGGCGCAAACGTCGAGCGCGTGATCGCACCTCTTCCTCTTACTGTTGGGCGATTCACGGTCACTGCACTCTGTTTTTTTCCTGCACTTTTTCACGCTCGTAAACGATTTCGTCAAATGAGCATGCGCACGTGGCTCACGCTTACTGCGGCGGGACTCTCTGTCGCTGTTTTTTATCCGCTTTTTTATTATCAGTCGCTCTTGACGCTCTCGCCCGTCGAATCGCTTTTGATCATCAATGCCGCACCAATTCTTGCCGCTTTCTTGGCGTTTGTGTTCTATCGGGAGCGCTTGTCGCGCAGACAGTTGCTTGGCATGGGCATCGCTCTTTTCGGGGTCATTCTCATCGCGACAAAGGCGAGTGGCCGCGGTCACACCAGTTTGTCGGCACTGCTAGACGCTGGCATCGGGATGGCTTCTTTCGCGTTTTACACGGTCATCTCGCGTAAACTTTTTCAGGCGCTGCCGCGCTTTGACGTGCTTGGCGTCACTTCCGTCATAGGCGCTCTCGCTCTCTGGCTCATCGCCTTCGCGCAGGGGCAGGCAGACCACACCTTAGAAACCTATGCGCATCTCACGCTGGCCGCGTGGCTTGGCTTTCTTTTTATCGCACTTTTTGTCAGTGTCATCGCCTACACGCTTTTTGGGTACGCCTTGCCGCGCGTGCCCACAGGACTTTCTGCCAGCCTGACCTTTTATCCGCAGGCGGTCTTTGCCGCGCTCCTTCAATGGGTGATCATCGGTACGCTGCCGACCCTGCGCACATTTCTTGGCGGCGGTGTCCTACTTGTCGGCACGTTTTTGCTGCAAAAATCGAATGTGCAAACAAGCGGGAAAGACCTGGGCGAACAGACAGCCCGTGAGAACCGTTCTTCTCAACTTTGAATCTTGATTCGTGGTATAGGCACCGAAAACTTGTGACCTGCGTAGGATGGCATTCACCGCGCATTGCCAGGCGGTGATCTTTATGCAGATAGGTGAGGGAATGGTGTGACGCGAATTGTGCTTCAAAGAAATGAACGGGGTAGCCGCACTTGGCCTGAGGAGGCCTATGCACGTGCTTTGGATGATCGCGACGTTGCGCGACGCCGCACCGATTCGCGTGCAGTCAGCGAAAGACCGCCGATTGCAGATGTTGACAAAAATGCGCTTTTGGAGCCATTACACCGACTCGTTGGCTTGACGGAGGTCAAGGCGATGATCGAAGAACTCTACGCGTACGCCCTGATTCAAAACAAACGTCGGGTGCATCAATTGAGAGCGGACAGCAGTGTCTGGCACATGGTTTTCACTGGGAAGCCGGGAACGGGCAAAACGACGGTTGCGCGCATTCTTGGACAAATGTTTGCGGCACTTGGCGTGCTGTCAAAGGGGCATCTTGTCGAGGCGGAGCGCGCCGATCTCGTTGGCGAGTACATTGGACACACGGCACAAAAAACGCGCACACTGCTTGATCGGGCGCAAGGGGGCATCCTCTTTCTTGATGAGGCGTACTCTCTTTCGCGCGGTGGGGAAAAAGATTTTGGCCGTGAGGCAATCGACACACTGGTCAAAGGTCTTGAAGATCGCAAGGATGATCTTGTGGTCATCCTTGCTGGGTATTCCCAGGAAATGAGTGAGTTTCTCGCGATCAATCCAGGACTTTGCTCACGCTTTCCGCATCATATTGCGTTCCCGGATTTCTCTGAGTCAGAACTCATGCAAATCGCCGTGCGCATGCTTGAAACGCGTGAATACGCACTCTCGCCGGACGCATACATTCGCCTGCGGCACGCACTTCGCAGGTCGCGGGAGGCCGCGACATTTAGCAATGGGCGCACGGTTCGCAACATGCTTGATCGGGCGATTCGCCGTCACGCGCTGCGCGTCGTCGAGGAACGCGATCCGAGCCGTGAGGCGTTGATGACCTTATGCGCAAACGATCTGCGCGATGTGGAGCGCGATGATCGCACAAGCGGTGACAAGGCGCGTGACATCCTTCATTCTGTGGTACACTAGCGGCAAAAACGAGCGAGGGATGCGGTACGCTATCGACATCTTCAAAGCGCATGGAGCGGGCAATTCTTATGCACGTGTTTCACGATGAGTCGCTGCGCGAACAGGCGATTTTACGCAGTGAACTGCGTATCTTGCGATGAGTGCCGGGGCAGACGTGGTCGATGAACTCGCGCAACAGGTGGATGATAAAAGAGCTGGCACGATGATTGGCAAAGGCAAGCTTGAGCAACTGTGTGATCGTGTCGCCGCTGTGGATGCGGATCTGGTCATTTTTAGTGTCGATCTGACGGGGAGTCAGGTGCGAAACCTAGAGGATGGAGTCAATGTCCGCGTCATCGATCGCACGCAGTTGATACTCGACCTCTTTGCGCGCCGCGCTGTCAGTGCGGAGGGATCGGCGCAGGTCAAACTGGCACAGCTCAGTTATTTACTGCCGCGTCTGATCGGTTCGTCAGGTCATCTCTCGCGACTTGGCGGAGGGATCGGGACAAGGGGACCTGGCGAGACACAACTGGAGACGGATCGCCGAAACATACGCCGGGAAATCTCTGACTTACGCCGCATCGTGGAGGCTGAGGGAGAGCGTCGCCGGGAAAATCGCCGCCGCCGCAAGCGGCAGGGGGTGTACTCGATTGGCCTTGTCGGCTATACAAACGCAGGTAAGTCGACGCTTTTGCAAAAGCTTGCCAAACGCTTTGGCGAGCGGGAGTCGCGTGGAGGGAATGACCGTATTTTTGACACGCTCGATTTGACGAGTCGCCGCATCACCTATGAAGGGCGAACGTGGGTGGTGACTGACACGGTCGGGTTCATTCGCGCGCTTCCGCACCATCTCGTCGACGCGTTTCGCGCGACGCTTGAGGAGGCCGTTGACGCAGACGTACTTCTGCACGTCGTCGATGCGCAAGATGAAGACGCAAACGCTCAGATGAGCACGGTGTATCAGGTGCTTGACAATGAATTAAAAAGTGTGGCGCCAGTAATTACGGTGTTGAATAAAAAAACGGATGCGCTACTTACGGTGCACGGCGATCCAAGCGCAAAACGCGTCGTTGCCGGAGATGTTACGGATGAAGAGACACTTTTTAAGATCGCAAACGCGGTTGATGAACTGCTCGGCGCACGCGTCCATCTTCGTTTGCGCGTTCCGTCTGAGCGCAGCGATCTGATTGCCCGGGCGTATCGCGCAGGCAACGTCCAGAATATGACCGATGAGGCGAATTCGTTTCATTTTGATTTGCAAGTCGACTCGCGTGACGCGTTTCTTTTTTTGCCGTTTGTCGAGACGGCGTATTCAGCGGAATGAGTCTGATGTAACGGGTTAACAGGAGTGTGGGCATGGCACATGATGAGACGCGCGCTTTGTGGCGCGCGATTGAAAAAGAGATTGCGCCACAGTGTGCGCGGATTGATGAGTTGGTTGATGCCAATCAGGAAAAAGTGTTGCGTGCCTTTCAGGCGGTCAACCTTTCGGATGCGCATCTTTTTGGATCGACTGGGTACGGGTACTCGGATCGGGGGCGTGAACAGCTTGATCACGTGTTTGCGCGTTCGCTAGGCGCAGAGCGGGCGATTGTTCGCGCAAGCATCGCCTCGGGAACGCATGCGCTTAGCATTGCCTTTTTTGGTTTGCTGCGACCGGGCGATGAACTGCTTTACGCCACGGGTGAACCTTACGATACGCTGGCTCCCGTCATTGGATTGCGCGGAGAAGGGATGGGTTCACTGCGCGAATTTGGCGTGGCCTTCCGGACGGTATCGCTCAGTGAATCAGGCAAGCTTGATCTTGCACGCATACTCGCTGCGGTGACACCGCAAACAAAAGTGATCGCCTTTCAGCGGTCAGCCGGATATGCGTGGCGGCGCGCGCTATCAATTGCTGAATTGAAAGAAGCGTTTGCAGCCATTCGGCGTGCGCATCCCGATATTCGCTTGTTAGTGGATAATTGTTACGGTGAATTTACGGAAGAAAACGAGCCGACAGATGTCGGGGCGGATGTCATCGTCGGGTCTCTCATTAAAAACCCCGGCGGAGGCATCGCTCCGACCGGAGGGTACATCGCCGGAACCCACGCGGCGATTGAGACGATCAGTTATCGCGTCACGGCACCCGGCATTGGTGCGGAAGCGGGCTCATATGAGAATTACCGCTTGTTTTTTCAGGGCCTGTATTTGGCTCCGCATGTTGTTGGACAGGCTTTGAAAGGGTCGGTGTTTGCGGCGGCACTCCTTCAAAAAAACGGATATTTGTGTGAACCATCCGCAGATCTTCTTCCGCGCGATCTTGTCCTTAAAATAAGGCTTGAAACCCCAGGTCGACTTCTTGCCTTTTGCCGCGCGATCCAGGCGAACTCACCCATTGACGCGCATGTAAAACCTGAACCGTGGGCCATGCCTGGCTATGAAGATCCTGTCATCATGGCGGCTGGTGCCTTTGTCCAGGGCGCTTCACTTGAGTTGTCAGCGGATGGACCTTTACGTCCACCTTATACTGTCTATCTTCAAGGGGGGCTTACGTATTCACACGTCAAGCTCGCAGTGACGGCTGCGGTGAAAGCGATGTCGTGCGAAAACCTTACATAGCCCTAACTTGAGATTGACCTGTTTTGGTATGGATGATACATTGTGATCAGAAGCAGAAGGTTCGGAGGTCAATGAATGGATGACGCGACGAGGAGAAATCTAGCCCTTTTTCCGATCGGAATCGTGCAGCGATTGACCGACTTGACAGCGCGACAAATTCGCTATTATGAACAAAATGAATTGATTCACCCTGAGCGAACGGATGGCAATCAACGATTGTTTTCATTCAACGATGTTGAACGCCTGCTGGAAATTAAGAGTCTTATTGACAAAGGGCTCAACATCGCGGGCATTAAGGCAATGATTCATAAAAACGAGCCTGGCCACACGGGCGCGATCCAGCGGCCGGAAGTGACGCCGGAGTTGACAGATTCGCAATTGCATGAGCTGCTCATGCGCGAGATCTCTGAGGGACAAGATTATCCGGGCGTGAGAACGTCGATGATTCAGGGTGAATTGTCTCGTTTTTTCCATAAGTCCTAACCTAAAAAGGGTGAACAGTTTGCAACGCTTGTATACAAGAGACGATATCCGGCGCATGGCCAAAGAACAAGACGTCCGTTATTTGCGTCTGCAATTTACAGATCTGCTTGGAGTCATTAAAAATGTGGAAGTGCCTATCAGTCAGTTAGAAAAGGC
This genomic window contains:
- the leuS gene encoding leucine--tRNA ligase; this translates as MGYEPNIIEPKWREAWREARLNEARDDSSRPKYYCLDMFPYPSGSGLHVGHWRGYVLSDVFSRYKRLRGYEVLHPMGWDAFGLPAENDAIKKGIHPSLGTARNIANFKSQLEQMGAMFDWTREINTSSPEYYKFTQWIFLQLYDMGLAYRKEMPINWCPSCKTGLANEEVVDGACERCGSEVTKKNLNQWMLRITAYAERLLADLDSLEWPEKVKKMQANWIGKSEGARIRFVIKDCADQQIEVFTTRPDTLYGATYMVLAPEHPLVEVITKDEQRAAVQAYARDALAKSALTRQMQDKSKTGQFTGAYAVNPINGEALPIYIADYVLMDYGTGAIMAVPGHDERDFAFAKAYQLPIRRVIAEPGVNANAPLLEAYTGEGVLVHSGSFDGLVIAEGKRAIVAHLEKNGLAEAVVSYKLRDWVFARQRYWGEPIPLIHCANCGTVPVPEADLPVLLPDVKRYEPTGTGESPLAAIDSFVHTVCPKCHGPARRETDTMPQWAGSCWYFLRFADPHNKEQLFSKEKVDHWLPVDMYIGGVEHAVLHLLYARFFTKVLYDRKVISFNEPFLRLFNQGMLTLNGAKMSKSKGNVVSPDELVERYGTDTVRLYELFVGPPEVDAEWNPRAIDGMSRFLSRVYRLVEERAAGALGRQQADRAVLKARHRLIKHVTERIEWFRFNTVVSAFMEFVGEMQDQSAALDRETLEAFVICLSPLAPHLAEECWRMLGHSSSVFLAVWPTFDPLYLQEDEVEIVIQVNGKIKDRMTVAMDAPLDNVFEQGKAREAVARALDGKTIVKPIYVAGKLLNIVVR
- the dapF gene encoding diaminopimelate epimerase, with amino-acid sequence MRFTKMHGLGNNYIYVDLWQEQIPEEALSPLAIAVSDVNRGIGSDGLITIGPSAVADAQMRILNADGSESQNCGNGIRCVGKYLYDHALTKASAITVETKAGVMKLDLHIDERDLVSTVTVDMGPARLRRADLPVLSGEPEETALHDELSLNGETLQFTGISMGNPHAIFFVDDAKTHPVEVYGPLVERHALFPERVNVEFITMKNRRELDFRVWERGSGITQACGTGACAAVVAACLHNVSDRGEDVTVHLLGGDLVIRYDYDGHVYMTGPAEEICTGDWPHEPWRA
- a CDS encoding DMT family transporter; translated protein: MARVSQARLAVFALLIVSAIWGAHAVVGANVERVIAPLPLTVGRFTVTALCFFPALFHARKRFRQMSMRTWLTLTAAGLSVAVFYPLFYYQSLLTLSPVESLLIINAAPILAAFLAFVFYRERLSRRQLLGMGIALFGVILIATKASGRGHTSLSALLDAGIGMASFAFYTVISRKLFQALPRFDVLGVTSVIGALALWLIAFAQGQADHTLETYAHLTLAAWLGFLFIALFVSVIAYTLFGYALPRVPTGLSASLTFYPQAVFAALLQWVIIGTLPTLRTFLGGGVLLVGTFLLQKSNVQTSGKDLGEQTARENRSSQL
- a CDS encoding AAA family ATPase, which produces MTRIVLQRNERGSRTWPEEAYARALDDRDVARRRTDSRAVSERPPIADVDKNALLEPLHRLVGLTEVKAMIEELYAYALIQNKRRVHQLRADSSVWHMVFTGKPGTGKTTVARILGQMFAALGVLSKGHLVEAERADLVGEYIGHTAQKTRTLLDRAQGGILFLDEAYSLSRGGEKDFGREAIDTLVKGLEDRKDDLVVILAGYSQEMSEFLAINPGLCSRFPHHIAFPDFSESELMQIAVRMLETREYALSPDAYIRLRHALRRSREAATFSNGRTVRNMLDRAIRRHALRVVEERDPSREALMTLCANDLRDVERDDRTSGDKARDILHSVVH
- the hflX gene encoding GTPase HflX gives rise to the protein MSAGADVVDELAQQVDDKRAGTMIGKGKLEQLCDRVAAVDADLVIFSVDLTGSQVRNLEDGVNVRVIDRTQLILDLFARRAVSAEGSAQVKLAQLSYLLPRLIGSSGHLSRLGGGIGTRGPGETQLETDRRNIRREISDLRRIVEAEGERRRENRRRRKRQGVYSIGLVGYTNAGKSTLLQKLAKRFGERESRGGNDRIFDTLDLTSRRITYEGRTWVVTDTVGFIRALPHHLVDAFRATLEEAVDADVLLHVVDAQDEDANAQMSTVYQVLDNELKSVAPVITVLNKKTDALLTVHGDPSAKRVVAGDVTDEETLFKIANAVDELLGARVHLRLRVPSERSDLIARAYRAGNVQNMTDEANSFHFDLQVDSRDAFLFLPFVETAYSAE
- a CDS encoding aminotransferase class I/II-fold pyridoxal phosphate-dependent enzyme; this translates as MAHDETRALWRAIEKEIAPQCARIDELVDANQEKVLRAFQAVNLSDAHLFGSTGYGYSDRGREQLDHVFARSLGAERAIVRASIASGTHALSIAFFGLLRPGDELLYATGEPYDTLAPVIGLRGEGMGSLREFGVAFRTVSLSESGKLDLARILAAVTPQTKVIAFQRSAGYAWRRALSIAELKEAFAAIRRAHPDIRLLVDNCYGEFTEENEPTDVGADVIVGSLIKNPGGGIAPTGGYIAGTHAAIETISYRVTAPGIGAEAGSYENYRLFFQGLYLAPHVVGQALKGSVFAAALLQKNGYLCEPSADLLPRDLVLKIRLETPGRLLAFCRAIQANSPIDAHVKPEPWAMPGYEDPVIMAAGAFVQGASLELSADGPLRPPYTVYLQGGLTYSHVKLAVTAAVKAMSCENLT
- a CDS encoding MerR family transcriptional regulator; translation: MDDATRRNLALFPIGIVQRLTDLTARQIRYYEQNELIHPERTDGNQRLFSFNDVERLLEIKSLIDKGLNIAGIKAMIHKNEPGHTGAIQRPEVTPELTDSQLHELLMREISEGQDYPGVRTSMIQGELSRFFHKS